The following are encoded together in the Candidatus Tumulicola sp. genome:
- a CDS encoding 23S rRNA (pseudouridine(1915)-N(3))-methyltransferase RlmH: MIVRLIAVDRIRSSYVAAACDDMRSRLSHYHTYQEIEVRAGDGSNPASAMRDEGERILKHVRPGEPVWLLDRGGMQLSSPQLSTRLDAVARDGMQRLTLVIAGTYGAAPALLERADFTWSLSQLTFLHEWARMLVLEQLYRAAKIARDEPYHH, encoded by the coding sequence ATGATCGTGCGCCTAATCGCCGTCGACCGGATTCGAAGCTCGTACGTCGCCGCCGCTTGCGACGATATGCGCTCGCGCCTCTCGCACTACCACACCTACCAAGAAATCGAAGTGCGTGCCGGCGACGGCAGCAATCCGGCGTCGGCAATGCGCGACGAAGGCGAACGAATTCTCAAGCACGTCCGGCCGGGCGAGCCGGTCTGGCTGCTCGATCGCGGCGGGATGCAACTCTCGAGCCCGCAACTGTCGACGCGCTTGGATGCGGTCGCCCGAGACGGAATGCAACGCCTGACGCTCGTCATTGCGGGCACGTACGGCGCGGCTCCGGCGTTGCTCGAACGCGCCGATTTCACGTGGTCGCTCTCGCAGCTCACGTTCTTGCACGAGTGGGCGCGCATGCTGGTGCTGGAACAGTTGTATCGCGCGGCGAAGATCGCGCGCGATGAGCCCTACCATCACTGA
- a CDS encoding DNA-processing protein DprA: MEAVREDRGLDASVGGGWYVGTLECLRRPCVAVVGTRAATPLGKRLAREFGRDLGAAGCTVVSGLALGIDAAAHEGALEAGAPTVGVLGGGHHHFFPARNRDLAERMVAGGGAVISPFEPDEPALPYRFLERNVLVAALADALVVIEAPARSGALNTAGLAGGRIPTFAVPGDVDRRHVAGCLALIRDGSILARSAVDVLEVLRIPPVLPSLEAFAPSGPADRAIAAALSESPRTIDELAAAVRLGVPALLAALTSLELRGFVESRGPGVYARKTARKP, from the coding sequence ATGGAGGCGGTTCGAGAGGACCGCGGTCTCGACGCATCGGTCGGCGGCGGCTGGTACGTCGGGACCCTCGAATGCCTGCGGCGGCCGTGCGTGGCTGTCGTAGGGACGCGTGCGGCGACGCCGTTGGGGAAGCGGCTGGCTCGTGAGTTCGGCCGCGACCTGGGGGCGGCGGGCTGCACGGTTGTCTCGGGGCTGGCGCTCGGCATCGACGCCGCGGCGCACGAGGGCGCACTCGAGGCTGGAGCGCCCACCGTCGGCGTCCTCGGCGGCGGCCACCACCACTTCTTTCCGGCTCGCAACCGCGACCTGGCCGAACGCATGGTAGCCGGTGGCGGCGCCGTCATCTCTCCCTTCGAGCCCGATGAGCCGGCGCTGCCGTATCGATTTCTGGAGCGAAACGTATTGGTGGCGGCGCTGGCCGACGCGCTCGTGGTGATCGAGGCGCCGGCCAGGAGCGGCGCGCTCAACACCGCCGGGCTGGCGGGCGGACGCATTCCCACGTTCGCCGTCCCAGGCGACGTGGACCGGCGGCACGTGGCGGGTTGTCTGGCGCTGATTCGCGATGGATCGATCTTGGCACGCAGCGCCGTCGACGTGCTCGAGGTGCTGCGCATCCCGCCGGTACTCCCCAGCCTCGAAGCGTTCGCGCCATCCGGTCCGGCGGACCGGGCGATTGCTGCGGCGCTGAGCGAATCGCCGCGCACCATCGACGAGCTGGCGGCGGCCGTCCGCCTCGGTGTACCCGCGCTACTCGCTGCGTTGACGTCGCTCGAACTGCGCGGATTCGTCGAATCGCGAGGCCCCGGTGTCTATGCACGTAAAACCGCCCGCAAGCCATGA
- the nrdR gene encoding transcriptional regulator NrdR produces the protein MTCPTCRKSETRVVDSRDDETVVRRRRECLDPRCKHRFTTYERMEAPRLFVVKKDGRREQFSREKLLGGLRKACEKRPISESQMEVVAAALERELLARGESEVSSSFVGEKLMEALKALDPVAYIRFASVYRSFRDIESFREELAALLAK, from the coding sequence CTGACCTGTCCGACATGCCGCAAGAGCGAGACGCGCGTCGTCGATTCACGCGACGACGAAACGGTCGTCCGCCGGCGTCGAGAGTGCCTCGATCCGCGTTGCAAGCACCGTTTTACCACGTACGAACGGATGGAAGCGCCGCGCCTTTTTGTCGTAAAGAAAGACGGGCGTCGCGAGCAGTTCAGCCGCGAAAAACTGCTTGGTGGGCTGCGCAAGGCGTGCGAGAAACGGCCTATTTCTGAAAGCCAGATGGAAGTCGTGGCCGCCGCCTTGGAGCGCGAGTTGTTGGCGCGCGGCGAGAGCGAAGTTTCGTCGTCCTTCGTGGGCGAAAAGTTGATGGAAGCGCTCAAGGCGCTCGACCCGGTCGCGTACATTCGATTCGCCAGCGTCTATCGCTCGTTCCGCGATATCGAGAGCTTTCGCGAAGAACTGGCGGCGCTGCTTGCCAAATGA
- the dut gene encoding dUTP diphosphatase yields MPNDAGATVHVALKRLPGLDGLPLPEYMSEHAAGADLRAAVDEPVVLAPGARALVPTGIAIALPPGYEAQVRPRSGLALRSGVTCLNSPGTIDADYRGQVCVLLANLGSEDVTIQRGDRIAQLVVAPVSRAAFGAVDELPESVRGAGGFGSTDRAS; encoded by the coding sequence TTGCCAAATGACGCGGGCGCGACGGTGCACGTTGCGCTCAAGCGCCTTCCCGGGCTCGATGGATTACCGCTTCCAGAATACATGAGCGAACACGCCGCCGGCGCCGATTTGCGGGCCGCCGTCGACGAACCAGTCGTTCTCGCGCCCGGAGCGCGCGCGCTGGTGCCGACCGGCATTGCGATCGCGCTTCCGCCCGGATATGAAGCGCAGGTGCGCCCGCGCAGCGGTCTGGCGTTACGCAGCGGCGTGACGTGCCTCAACTCGCCCGGGACGATCGACGCCGATTATCGCGGACAAGTCTGCGTGCTGTTGGCCAATCTCGGAAGCGAGGACGTGACGATCCAGCGCGGCGATCGCATCGCCCAACTCGTCGTCGCGCCCGTTTCGCGTGCAGCGTTCGGCGCGGTCGACGAGTTGCCCGAAAGCGTGCGCGGCGCCGGAGGTTTCGGATCGACGGATCGAGCGTCGTGA
- a CDS encoding 2-dehydropantoate 2-reductase N-terminal domain-containing protein, protein MKIYIVGRGAVGSYFGDALARVGLDVEYAPRSIDDVVPVDADVALVTTKAYDTDSAVESLRKAIRDPAKCVFVTPQNGVGNEEKLAAAFGADNVVAAALTTPVGRDRDGRVNTANEGGVALAPVGSKSYNWLIATFSEAGLTVKVVEDWRALKWSKLALNAVANASCAILNVLPNRLVHFEKIFTLEIRMIREIRAVMQAMKLTPVDLPRYPVRALFGVASLPSPVARGLLARSIVSARGTKPPSLLLDLRSGRPQTEVDFINGAVSAAGHDHNVRTPVNAIYCRVLDDIAHTPPLWAKYRERPETLEAEVVAEMRRAKARARK, encoded by the coding sequence GTGAAAATTTATATCGTCGGCCGCGGCGCCGTTGGCTCGTATTTCGGCGACGCGTTGGCGCGCGTCGGTCTCGATGTGGAATACGCTCCGCGTTCGATCGACGACGTCGTTCCGGTCGACGCCGACGTGGCGTTGGTAACGACCAAAGCGTACGATACCGACTCGGCCGTCGAGAGCTTGCGAAAAGCGATTCGCGATCCTGCGAAGTGCGTGTTCGTGACCCCGCAAAACGGCGTCGGCAACGAAGAAAAATTAGCGGCGGCGTTCGGCGCCGATAACGTCGTTGCGGCAGCGCTGACGACGCCGGTGGGCCGCGATCGCGACGGGCGCGTGAATACCGCCAACGAGGGCGGCGTCGCACTGGCGCCGGTCGGTTCGAAATCGTATAACTGGCTGATCGCTACGTTTTCTGAAGCCGGTTTGACGGTGAAAGTCGTCGAGGATTGGCGCGCGCTCAAGTGGAGTAAACTGGCGCTCAACGCCGTCGCCAACGCGAGTTGCGCGATCTTGAACGTGCTGCCGAATCGGTTGGTGCATTTTGAGAAGATCTTCACGCTCGAAATTCGCATGATTCGCGAGATTCGCGCCGTGATGCAAGCGATGAAACTGACGCCGGTCGACCTTCCGCGATATCCCGTTCGCGCGTTGTTCGGCGTCGCATCGTTGCCGAGTCCGGTAGCGCGCGGATTGCTGGCGCGCAGCATCGTTTCCGCGCGCGGAACCAAGCCGCCGTCGCTGTTGCTGGATCTGCGTAGCGGGCGGCCGCAAACCGAAGTCGACTTCATCAACGGTGCCGTTTCCGCTGCAGGACACGACCACAACGTGCGCACGCCGGTCAACGCGATCTATTGTCGCGTGCTCGACGATATCGCGCATACGCCGCCGTTATGGGCGAAATACCGCGAGCGACCGGAAACGCTCGAGGCCGAAGTTGTGGCCGAAATGCGTCGCGCCAAGGCGCGCGCCCGCAAGTAG
- a CDS encoding GNAT family N-acetyltransferase: MHLRTAKSEELPLLASLPHALHYEHPSTFIRHALGTKECLVADIDGGVAGYVVWDRGFYARPFLWMLGVSPDYRHHGVASALIERVEQLNTGHRLHTSTNESNGAMQSVLEGLGFARVGRLDDLDAGDPEIFYAKQL; this comes from the coding sequence ATGCATCTTCGCACCGCCAAATCGGAAGAGTTACCGCTCCTGGCGAGCCTGCCGCACGCCCTTCACTACGAACATCCAAGCACGTTCATTCGCCATGCGCTGGGCACCAAGGAATGTCTCGTCGCCGATATCGACGGCGGCGTCGCCGGTTACGTGGTGTGGGACCGCGGATTTTACGCGCGACCGTTTCTATGGATGCTCGGCGTGTCGCCGGACTATCGCCATCACGGGGTCGCGTCGGCGTTGATCGAGCGCGTCGAACAACTCAACACCGGCCATCGCCTACACACGTCGACCAATGAGTCGAATGGCGCGATGCAAAGCGTGCTCGAAGGTCTCGGTTTTGCGCGCGTCGGGCGTCTCGACGATCTCGACGCCGGCGACCCGGAAATATTTTACGCCAAGCAGTTGTAG
- a CDS encoding multicopper oxidase domain-containing protein — MLKRWLGCSIALAILAGCGGGGGAGGGVVPQTTSTSAPTSSGPLPEPPQVFAKHGVATVSLTAQIDAATGFPEFVWKGQKGIMPTIRVKPGETIVVDVANELPAAGGRASDMNLHFHGLTVSPKAPADDVITMLAMPGGTLHYVVPVPSNQEPGLYWYHPHVFPQTDYQVGQAGMSGAIVIDGLQDHLPGLASMKERLIIVRDTDISVAQQNLRVRHNDEDSNGNPCGPDPGLQPSLNGAVRPTIAIQPGERQFFRVINATGHKNLKLAVDGGTLDVVAVDGYALDVNPGTPPTETMPSLVVPPAARAEFVVTGSASGTSEFRTLCYNSGPTGDPDPMNVLADLRSKGAGQSARFARSTGPLSVGAQLPHNAFSGPMPAYSQERKVVLSEDNNGMYINGKQFNMGDGPMFTVHTGTVEKWNVVNVTEEVHDFHIHQVHFLVVQINGATVQHPIWQDSAVVPHRIPGVNGSWKPGYLTMLVDFRDPIIAGTFMFHCHILDHEDSGMMAKITAI; from the coding sequence ATGTTAAAGCGTTGGTTGGGTTGTTCGATCGCACTTGCGATCCTCGCCGGCTGTGGCGGCGGTGGCGGCGCCGGAGGAGGCGTGGTTCCGCAAACCACTTCGACCTCGGCCCCGACATCGTCCGGACCGTTGCCCGAACCTCCGCAAGTGTTTGCCAAACACGGCGTCGCAACGGTATCGCTGACGGCACAAATCGACGCGGCGACCGGCTTTCCGGAGTTCGTTTGGAAAGGCCAAAAAGGCATCATGCCGACGATCCGCGTGAAGCCCGGCGAGACGATCGTGGTCGATGTTGCCAACGAACTGCCGGCGGCCGGCGGCCGCGCCAGCGACATGAATCTGCATTTTCACGGTCTGACGGTATCTCCGAAGGCGCCGGCCGACGACGTGATCACGATGTTGGCAATGCCGGGCGGAACGCTGCATTACGTCGTTCCGGTCCCGAGCAATCAAGAGCCGGGATTGTACTGGTATCATCCGCACGTCTTCCCGCAAACCGACTACCAAGTTGGCCAGGCAGGCATGTCTGGTGCGATCGTGATCGATGGTTTGCAAGATCACTTGCCGGGGTTGGCATCGATGAAAGAGCGGCTGATCATCGTTCGCGACACCGACATCAGCGTCGCCCAGCAGAACCTGCGCGTTCGTCACAACGACGAAGACAGCAACGGCAACCCGTGCGGGCCCGATCCCGGATTGCAACCGTCCCTCAACGGCGCGGTGCGTCCGACGATCGCTATCCAGCCCGGCGAACGTCAATTTTTCCGCGTCATCAACGCGACCGGACATAAGAATCTCAAGCTCGCGGTCGACGGCGGAACGCTCGACGTGGTTGCGGTCGACGGCTACGCGCTCGACGTTAATCCCGGAACTCCGCCGACCGAAACGATGCCGAGTTTGGTCGTTCCGCCGGCTGCGCGCGCCGAGTTCGTCGTTACCGGGTCTGCAAGTGGAACGTCGGAGTTTCGCACGCTATGCTATAACTCGGGTCCAACGGGCGATCCGGATCCGATGAACGTGCTCGCCGATTTGCGATCGAAGGGAGCGGGCCAGTCGGCGCGCTTCGCGCGCTCGACCGGACCGCTTAGCGTCGGCGCGCAACTGCCGCATAACGCGTTCTCCGGGCCGATGCCGGCGTATTCGCAAGAACGAAAAGTCGTGTTGAGTGAAGACAACAACGGCATGTACATCAACGGCAAGCAGTTCAATATGGGCGATGGGCCGATGTTCACCGTGCATACCGGCACGGTCGAGAAGTGGAACGTCGTCAACGTCACCGAGGAAGTGCACGACTTCCACATCCATCAGGTGCATTTCTTGGTGGTGCAGATCAACGGAGCTACCGTACAGCATCCGATTTGGCAAGATAGCGCGGTCGTGCCGCATCGCATTCCCGGCGTCAACGGTTCGTGGAAACCCGGCTATCTCACGATGCTGGTCGATTTTCGCGATCCGATCATCGCCGGTACGTTTATGTTCCATTGCCACATCCTCGATCATGAGGACTCCGGCATGATGGCCAAGATCACTGCGATCTAG
- a CDS encoding class I SAM-dependent methyltransferase, producing the protein MKSLTEHARKNAARWDQQSDDYETRHSTQLAENSMAWGCWSIPESQLRVLGNVEGKDVLELGCGAARWSIALAKLGARPVGLDVSARQLDHARKNMRDAGLAFPLVHSSAEAVPLSDASFDIVFCDHGAMTFCDPLRTVPEAGRLLRQHGLLAFSASTPIFNVCWNESNDRVDDRLHANYFKQRRFEDADTVNFSLPYGEWIELFRNNAFEIEDLIELRPPENAATTYVDFVPLEWARKWPAEQIWRVRKL; encoded by the coding sequence ATGAAATCGCTGACGGAGCACGCACGAAAGAATGCCGCGCGCTGGGATCAACAGAGCGACGACTATGAGACACGGCATTCGACCCAGTTAGCCGAAAATTCGATGGCCTGGGGTTGTTGGTCGATTCCCGAATCGCAACTCCGCGTGCTCGGAAACGTCGAAGGAAAAGATGTGCTCGAATTGGGCTGCGGAGCGGCACGTTGGTCGATCGCGCTTGCGAAACTCGGCGCGCGCCCCGTCGGTCTCGATGTTTCAGCGCGGCAGCTCGACCACGCTCGCAAGAACATGCGCGACGCCGGCCTCGCTTTTCCACTCGTTCACTCCAGCGCGGAAGCGGTTCCGTTGTCGGATGCATCGTTCGACATCGTCTTCTGCGACCACGGTGCCATGACTTTCTGCGATCCGCTTCGCACCGTGCCCGAAGCCGGTCGTCTGTTGCGTCAACACGGGCTGCTGGCATTCTCCGCCTCAACGCCTATTTTTAATGTTTGCTGGAACGAGTCCAACGACCGTGTCGATGACCGGTTGCACGCAAACTACTTCAAGCAACGACGTTTCGAAGACGCGGACACGGTCAATTTCTCGTTACCCTACGGCGAGTGGATCGAGCTGTTTCGAAACAATGCTTTCGAAATCGAGGACCTGATCGAGCTTCGACCACCCGAAAACGCAGCGACGACGTACGTGGATTTTGTGCCCCTCGAGTGGGCGCGTAAGTGGCCTGCAGAACAAATTTGGCGAGTGAGAAAACTCTAG
- a CDS encoding mismatch-specific DNA-glycosylase: MLPDLFLGGLDVVFVNLNPAVYSVERGHYFARKSNKFWPCISASKLTLAMRMELGVARLGPEHDVLLPRFGIGFTDLVERPTPRAGDVSPAEFVDGAAALLRKLERFQPRIACFQGITGYRYVHASFAELSDRQPSLGLQAAHVGRTRLFLVPNPSGANAHYTRAEQTQWYDRVSDALAAE, encoded by the coding sequence ATGTTGCCGGATCTCTTTCTTGGTGGCCTCGACGTCGTGTTCGTCAATCTCAATCCGGCGGTGTATTCCGTGGAACGGGGGCATTATTTCGCCCGCAAGAGCAATAAGTTTTGGCCCTGCATCTCCGCGTCGAAGCTGACGCTCGCGATGCGCATGGAGCTCGGCGTAGCTCGACTCGGCCCCGAGCACGACGTCCTCTTGCCGCGGTTCGGCATCGGCTTTACCGATCTGGTCGAACGCCCAACGCCGCGAGCCGGTGACGTGAGCCCGGCCGAATTCGTTGACGGCGCTGCCGCACTCCTCAGGAAGCTCGAACGATTTCAGCCCCGCATCGCATGCTTTCAGGGTATAACGGGCTATCGCTACGTGCACGCATCGTTCGCCGAATTGTCAGATCGACAGCCGTCTCTCGGACTACAGGCTGCGCACGTCGGACGAACGCGACTCTTCCTCGTGCCGAATCCGAGCGGTGCGAACGCTCATTATACGAGGGCGGAACAAACGCAGTGGTACGACCGTGTCAGCGACGCCCTCGCGGCAGAATAA
- a CDS encoding PHB depolymerase family esterase, with protein sequence MKTPQYRDIVAATKLTRAGNLTEATALLQASLTVAGAPVAAQATVVQGALIGVTRGQFLTKTFNNSFGARSYKLYVPNRYDGQPRPLIVMLHGCTQSAGDFATGTRMNELAEEFNFLVAYPEQPASANPRKCWNWFLRTQQTRDFGEPSIVAGITRQVMSGYAIDSQRVYVAGLSAGAAAAAVLGTTYPDIYAAVGVHSGIAYDLAKDVDSAFAVMKRGPSAAKSPSQPAKGVPTPTIVFHGDRDRTVNNVNSDRFAQALHSPEYAKRVEAGHVPGSRAYTKTTYADANGRDLLEQWDIHGAGHAWSGGSPAGSYTDAAGPDASREMVRFFLSHRLL encoded by the coding sequence TTGAAAACACCACAGTATCGCGACATCGTTGCCGCGACGAAACTTACGCGCGCGGGAAACCTCACGGAAGCGACGGCCCTACTGCAAGCGTCACTGACCGTCGCCGGCGCGCCCGTTGCCGCCCAGGCGACGGTCGTTCAAGGTGCATTGATCGGCGTAACGCGCGGTCAATTCCTAACGAAAACCTTTAACAACAGCTTTGGCGCTCGATCGTACAAACTCTACGTGCCAAACCGCTACGACGGGCAACCGCGCCCGCTGATCGTCATGCTTCATGGTTGTACGCAATCTGCAGGCGACTTTGCAACCGGAACGCGCATGAACGAACTCGCGGAAGAATTCAACTTCCTCGTTGCGTATCCCGAACAACCGGCGTCGGCGAATCCGCGGAAATGCTGGAACTGGTTTTTGCGCACCCAACAAACCCGCGACTTCGGTGAGCCGTCGATCGTCGCCGGCATTACGCGACAAGTCATGTCCGGCTATGCGATCGATTCTCAACGCGTCTACGTCGCCGGGTTATCGGCCGGCGCCGCGGCGGCAGCGGTACTTGGAACGACGTATCCCGACATCTATGCAGCGGTGGGCGTGCATTCGGGCATCGCATACGATTTGGCCAAGGACGTCGACTCTGCGTTTGCGGTAATGAAACGTGGCCCGAGCGCCGCCAAGTCACCGTCCCAACCGGCGAAGGGTGTCCCGACACCGACAATCGTGTTTCATGGAGATCGCGACCGGACCGTCAACAACGTCAATAGCGACCGCTTTGCGCAGGCTCTCCATTCACCCGAATACGCTAAGCGCGTCGAGGCCGGACACGTTCCGGGAAGCCGCGCCTACACGAAAACGACGTACGCGGATGCGAACGGGCGCGACCTACTCGAGCAGTGGGATATTCACGGCGCCGGCCATGCATGGTCGGGGGGAAGTCCGGCCGGTTCCTATACCGACGCGGCCGGACCCGACGCAAGCCGCGAAATGGTGCGATTCTTCTTGTCGCATCGTCTCTTGTAG
- a CDS encoding AAA family ATPase has product MAKVLITGMSGTGKSSALHALAERGYDAVDTDDDRWSRWITLPNGERDWIWREDAMNDLLVAHTHGNLFVAGCKSNQGTFYPLFDHIVLLSARAEVLLQRIATRTNNPYGKTADERARILYDLAIVEPLLRAGATTEIDASQPLAEVLRRLEELVAS; this is encoded by the coding sequence ATGGCGAAAGTCCTCATTACCGGAATGTCGGGCACTGGTAAGTCCAGCGCGCTACACGCTCTCGCAGAACGCGGTTATGACGCCGTAGATACCGACGACGATCGTTGGAGTCGTTGGATAACGTTGCCGAACGGCGAGCGCGACTGGATCTGGCGAGAGGACGCGATGAACGACCTACTGGTTGCGCACACGCACGGCAATTTATTCGTAGCCGGTTGCAAATCGAATCAAGGAACCTTTTACCCGCTATTCGATCACATCGTCCTGCTCAGCGCGCGTGCCGAAGTCCTACTCCAGAGAATCGCCACCCGCACCAACAACCCGTATGGTAAGACCGCGGATGAGCGCGCGCGTATCTTGTACGATCTCGCGATCGTCGAGCCGTTACTGCGAGCCGGCGCAACGACGGAGATCGACGCGTCTCAACCCCTCGCCGAAGTCCTCCGTCGTCTCGAAGAACTTGTCGCCTCCTAG
- a CDS encoding YifB family Mg chelatase-like AAA ATPase: MLSLAFSAAMLGIEGYVVRVEADSSAGTPAFAIIGLPDRALREAGDRVRAAIFNSGLSFPAGRLLVNLSPADVRKAGPAFDLAIALALIGIDEQVDRNALRTVVALGELALDGSLQSVNGILPMVLGARAAGFRKLIVPAANAAEALMVDGIHIYAVERLLDAVAVIAGNGSKWRRTRPPGDESAEKAPREGDFYDVRGQLAAKRALEVAAAGGHNVLLVGPPGCGKTMLARRLPSILPPMNNAQALDVTKIYSVAGLLRDTGIVRSRPFRYPHHTISQTALVGGGALAKPGEISLAHHGVLFLDELPEFSRSAIEVMRQPIEEGVVTIARAAGTFAYPARFQLVASMNPCPCGYRGARNSECRCDDAAVAKYVGKLSGPLLDRIDIQIEIARVPFDDMVRYDGGEHSDAIRARVLSARERQRRRFDGAALSCNAEIPANATRRYCSLDEPAMRLLALASARRQFSARALDRIARVARTIADLTGSAGIAAEHVAEAVQYRSLERLGAAA, translated from the coding sequence ATGCTTTCGTTGGCCTTCTCGGCGGCGATGCTCGGTATCGAGGGCTACGTCGTGCGCGTCGAGGCCGACAGCTCGGCCGGCACGCCCGCATTCGCGATCATCGGCTTGCCCGACCGCGCGCTGCGCGAAGCCGGCGACCGCGTGCGAGCGGCGATCTTCAACTCTGGCCTATCTTTTCCGGCGGGACGGTTGCTCGTCAATCTCTCTCCGGCCGACGTACGTAAAGCCGGGCCGGCCTTCGATCTCGCGATCGCGCTCGCGCTGATCGGCATCGACGAACAAGTCGATCGCAACGCATTGCGAACCGTCGTTGCGCTAGGCGAACTCGCGCTCGACGGATCGTTGCAAAGCGTCAACGGCATCTTGCCGATGGTATTGGGCGCGCGAGCGGCCGGGTTTCGCAAGCTCATCGTTCCGGCTGCAAATGCCGCCGAAGCGCTGATGGTCGACGGCATACACATCTATGCAGTGGAACGATTGCTCGATGCGGTCGCGGTCATTGCTGGAAACGGATCGAAGTGGCGCCGGACGCGCCCGCCGGGTGACGAATCGGCCGAGAAGGCGCCGCGCGAAGGCGATTTCTACGACGTGCGCGGCCAACTCGCGGCCAAGCGCGCACTGGAGGTCGCGGCTGCCGGGGGTCACAACGTCTTGCTCGTCGGGCCGCCCGGCTGCGGCAAAACGATGCTCGCGCGCCGGTTGCCTTCGATCTTACCGCCGATGAACAACGCGCAGGCACTCGACGTCACGAAAATCTACAGCGTCGCCGGACTGCTGCGCGACACCGGCATCGTTCGTTCGCGACCGTTTCGGTATCCGCACCATACGATTTCGCAAACGGCGTTGGTCGGCGGCGGAGCGCTCGCCAAACCCGGCGAGATATCGCTCGCGCATCACGGCGTGCTGTTTCTCGACGAGCTGCCGGAGTTTTCGCGCAGCGCGATCGAGGTGATGCGCCAGCCGATCGAGGAAGGTGTGGTAACGATCGCACGCGCGGCCGGCACGTTTGCATACCCGGCGCGCTTTCAACTGGTCGCATCGATGAATCCGTGTCCGTGCGGTTATCGCGGTGCGCGCAATTCCGAGTGTCGCTGCGACGATGCGGCCGTCGCCAAGTATGTCGGAAAGCTTTCCGGCCCACTCCTCGATCGCATCGACATTCAAATCGAAATCGCGCGGGTGCCGTTCGACGATATGGTGCGCTACGACGGTGGCGAGCATTCCGACGCGATTCGCGCTCGCGTTCTGTCGGCGCGCGAGCGGCAGCGGCGCCGCTTCGACGGCGCGGCACTTTCTTGTAACGCGGAGATTCCAGCGAACGCAACACGTCGCTATTGCTCGCTCGACGAACCCGCGATGCGTCTGCTGGCGTTAGCCAGCGCCCGGCGGCAGTTTTCAGCTCGTGCTCTGGATCGAATCGCCCGCGTCGCGCGAACGATCGCCGACCTCACTGGAAGCGCCGGCATCGCCGCCGAGCACGTCGCCGAAGCCGTGCAGTATCGAAGCCTCGAGCGGCTCGGAGCCGCGGCGTAA
- a CDS encoding SRPBCC family protein has product MPSSVVVTTPNDLEIRVTRNFDAPRDLVFAYHTKCQYVQKWLLGPPGWGMPECDIDLRVGGRYRYVWRNDASGKEFGVSGEFREIAAPERIVIIERMDGVPGSAHVTTVFVENGSGTAFSITIRFESKEHRDGALQSGMTDGMSMSYDRLDEAVATQH; this is encoded by the coding sequence ATGCCTTCTTCCGTCGTCGTCACAACGCCCAACGATCTAGAGATTCGCGTCACGCGGAACTTTGACGCACCACGCGACCTCGTCTTCGCGTACCACACCAAATGCCAATACGTTCAGAAGTGGTTATTGGGGCCGCCCGGTTGGGGCATGCCGGAATGCGATATCGATCTGCGCGTCGGGGGCCGTTACCGCTATGTCTGGCGTAACGATGCAAGCGGCAAAGAGTTTGGCGTGAGCGGCGAGTTTCGAGAGATTGCAGCGCCCGAGCGCATCGTCATCATCGAGAGGATGGACGGCGTTCCGGGCAGCGCGCACGTGACCACTGTGTTCGTAGAGAATGGCAGCGGCACCGCGTTCTCCATCACGATTCGGTTCGAATCCAAGGAACATCGCGACGGCGCACTTCAGTCGGGAATGACCGACGGCATGTCGATGAGCTACGACCGGCTCGACGAGGCCGTCGCAACGCAACACTAG
- a CDS encoding metalloregulator ArsR/SmtB family transcription factor, whose protein sequence is MQATADRLDAVFFALSDSTRRTILERLARGAAGVNELKESFTISQPAISRHLKILERARLIRRSREAQRRPASVDTRAIADAESWIEHLQQLWEANYERLDALLAGELQARKR, encoded by the coding sequence ATGCAAGCCACGGCCGACCGGCTCGATGCCGTCTTCTTCGCCCTCTCGGACAGCACGCGCCGCACCATCTTGGAGCGTCTCGCTCGCGGGGCGGCGGGCGTGAACGAATTGAAAGAGTCGTTCACGATCAGCCAGCCGGCAATTTCGCGACATCTGAAAATTCTGGAACGCGCAAGGTTAATCCGACGCAGCCGCGAGGCGCAACGGCGCCCCGCGAGCGTGGACACCCGGGCGATCGCAGATGCCGAAAGCTGGATCGAACATTTGCAACAACTGTGGGAAGCCAATTATGAACGGCTGGACGCGCTGCTCGCCGGCGAGTTACAAGCCCGCAAACGATAA